CCCGAAAATTCACATCCTTGGAGCGATATCAACCGTGAGAACGTTAGGATTTGTTAGTTGCTTGCTCATCCTCGTCGCAAAACCACTCGCGGCCGAAGAAACATTACCTGACAATGGAAAAGGGATTCGTCTCGGTCGAGAACAGGTCCAACGGCTCATGGTTGGCGTGAAAGTCAAAGCCGGTGGCCCTTGTCGCGGTGTGTTTGCAACCGTTCCCATGCCGATGGATTGGCCCGAACAACAAGCGAAAATCGTTGACGAGAATTTTTCTCCAGCCGTGAAAAACGTCGACTATCGAGTTTTGGATGGAGGTGTCAAACAGCTGCTGATTACCATTCCTCAACTCCAAGCTGGTGAGACGACCGAAGCGACACTGACTGTGGAAGTTCGCCGTAAGGCAATTGTCGAACCGGAAGATCCCAGCGTGTTCACTATCCCAACTCAGCCGGATCGATCGATCCGCAAATATCTTGCCGGAAGTCCCTTTATTGAAAGTCGCAACACGAAGATCCGGACCCTGGCTAGGAAATTGGTCGCCGATCAAGAAACCGCATGGGATAAGGTCCGCGCAATTTATGATCATGTGCGGGAGGAAATTAAATTTGAAGAAAGCGAACTGAAGGGGGCTGCCGCCACTCTTCGGGACGGCCAAGGCGACTGTGAAGCCATGACGTCACTCTTCATTGCACTCTGCCGGGCCGCCAAAATACCGGCCCGCATGGTCTGGGTCACCGATCATTCCTACCCAGAATTCTACCTCCTCGATGATGAAGGACAGGGACATTGGATCCCCTGTCAAATTGCCGGAGCCGAAGCCTTTGGAAGTATGCCCGAAACACGACCCATCCTGCAAAAAGGTGACAATTTCAAAGTCCCCGAGACCAAGGCTCGCCGTCGATATGTCGCGACGCAATTGAAGGCCGGGGCAGTGCGAGGTAAGAAGCCAACGGTCACGGTAATCACCGATTTTGTACCCATTGACGTACCCTTCAACGCACCTTAGCCGAATCGACACCGCTCCTCGAAAGGATGTCTGGGCAGATAGCGTAATCGGATGTCATTGTGCTATGCTGCGTGCTATGTCCAATCCTGACCGCCCCATTGATTCATCCGACCCTGACCAATCATCCCGAGCCAGCGCATCGGAAACGTCGGATGCGAGCGCGGACGAGCCAATCGTAGCTGAATTCGCAACAAACGATACGCAAACCTTCACCAATTCGCTCCAGCAACCACAACGGCCAGGAGGCCAATCGCCCTATCTCGCAGGGAGCCCCTCCGGTCCGCTCCTGCGCGAGTCTCACCTGCACTCACGCCGTCGACGTGTTCGACTACCCGTGACGCTATTTATCGTCACGTGCTTGTCAACATTTTGGGCCGGCGTCACGGGCTGGCAGCCCTTGTCACTGGGTGGATTGGAAT
The sequence above is drawn from the Pirellulaceae bacterium genome and encodes:
- a CDS encoding transglutaminase-like domain-containing protein, translated to MRTLGFVSCLLILVAKPLAAEETLPDNGKGIRLGREQVQRLMVGVKVKAGGPCRGVFATVPMPMDWPEQQAKIVDENFSPAVKNVDYRVLDGGVKQLLITIPQLQAGETTEATLTVEVRRKAIVEPEDPSVFTIPTQPDRSIRKYLAGSPFIESRNTKIRTLARKLVADQETAWDKVRAIYDHVREEIKFEESELKGAAATLRDGQGDCEAMTSLFIALCRAAKIPARMVWVTDHSYPEFYLLDDEGQGHWIPCQIAGAEAFGSMPETRPILQKGDNFKVPETKARRRYVATQLKAGAVRGKKPTVTVITDFVPIDVPFNAP